TGCCATGACTAGTGAACCCCTTTGACATCGCGCTGCTAATTGCAGAAACGAGCAGAGCAGATCCCAAACAGaaatagaaacagaaacagaattCCAAATTCGTGATATGCAAGAATTAAAAGTCATGGTATGCCGTGACATCAAGACAAAAAGAACACCCAGAATTAATAATATGTTATGATGCTAATGGGTTTTTTATCGCGCCCCCAAATTGTTCTGTAACATCATGCATTTACGAGTATTTTTACTGGAAGCTTCCGCTGTATGGCTGACTACAAAGCTGTGTCCATAGCCTTCTCTTATCAGATCGCTACATACTCCCTTCACCAACCCGCCTGAGTCATCAGATCACGGCTCTCTGATTGCGAATCTTCAGCTTGGTCCGAGCCAATCTTCAAGTGTCGCTTGCCATTAAATTGACCTTAAAAACGGCTTTCCATTGGGATGGATGGTGTGTCAAATGGGTCTCCAGCTGGCTGCTACCACAGCTACCGATTAATGATGGTGgttatgatgatgatgatgctgcggctgcggctgtggctgtgtggcaTCGCAAGTCATTGCTCACCCAATTTCAAAATATATTAACCCGCAcacacatgtatgtatgtacgacTACGGTACATCGATAAATTGAAGGAAAAAATCGTAGAGTAATCCGCTCTAAGACAATTCCACCTCATGGCATTCAGTGTGTGGCTCAAATTTCACTAATAGCCAAACCTTCAtacctccctccctccctcacCAACTCCCCCCACGCGGCACCCCGCTTGCGGATCAatcgaacgaacgaacgaacgatcgatcgatcgatcgaATTTGATTTTCGGCTGCCGCCGCACTGAAGGTCGAGCGCCCCATCGATTCGTCTTCAGCGCAACTCAAAGATGAATTACATTTACATTTCGTTATTGTAATTGCCAACGAATGTGACCAGCGATCCCCAAAACACACGATGAATATTTGTACACATCATGATCAGGAAAGTGGGCTCTGCTGGAAAGGTCATTTTCGATTTGACATTGTCGGAATCAAATTCGGGGTTAGTCTGAACGGACTCTGGAAAAGTTGTGTAgtcaaaaaaaaacgaaaaaataaTTCCGATTATTTTAAATCTCCCAAAagttttaaatatatattttgcaATGAATTATTTTGAGGAGGGGACTACACCCATGGATTACTGCGATGAGGAATCTGAGACTGGTGTTACCCAGGAGTCGGAAGATACAAGCGGCGAGGACTCGGAGCCACTCCGTGTGCGTGAGATGATTAAACTCTACAACTTTGCCACAGAACAGAACCAGGAGCTGAAGCACGTCAAGTCGATGTACCTGGCTTCTGGCAAACCCATGGCTCCCATCTTGGCGGACGGCGAGAGCTATTACAGCGTGAGCGGCAGTCTCTCAGCGGAAGAGCAAATCAAGGAGATGGAGATCGAACCCAATAAAGAGTGAGTTGGGGCCCAGTGTACACCCAGTGTGTGACCGCATCTTCTATATCTTTGAAACCAACTTCGGCAGGAACGATGATGTTGCTGCAGCAACCTTTTGTATGACCACCAAGGAGGATCGCACATATTTGCGTCAGTGCCTCCTGTGCAACAGCGAAAATAAACATTCAATGCCCATTGGAGCCCTGGAGAAGAGCTACACCAGCAGCACTACCATTCGGCGCATAGAAAATGGTTCGTATTCGTGACTTATACTCCTGGTTGAAGTTTGAAGGCTGAAGGATACCCCAACGCAATATTTACAGGTGTTCGCATTGTCATTGACATCTTCTGCGAATCTGATGACAATACCATCGACTTGATGGGAAGTGTCGTGCAGACAACGATCCCATCAAGTCGCATTCTGACCGAATTCCATAACGAATCAATGGGATTGGGCATCGAGAAGAAGCCCAAGCCCAAACAGTTCTAAACTAGCCCAAGAAAACCCAACAAAATTCGATGTTACATACGCACAACcaattttgtgtgtgtgtgctattttctttctttcgttTTGACAGAAAATGCAAACAAAAAGCCACACAAAAACGAAACATCGAATGACTCTACTTCCTCCAGAGTCCGTCACGAAAACTGAAAACtgtaaatgaaaatgaaaatggcaAAGAAAAACGCCTTGCGAATATGAAACCTAGAAACTCAATGAGGCAACACACGACAGGCGGCAAGGCAAGACGGACCTCAAGCCAGCCAAAgaaaactacaacaacaacaactgcagcaCCAACAACAGCCTTTGCATCTGCACCGCAGCACCATCCCTCGCCGCTTTTTCGACTCACGACAAAAGGGCTCTCGAGAGTAAATAAACGGCATGAattgaaaatggaaaatggaaatcTTCGCTTCGCTTACAAAACctaaccaaccaaccaaccaaccaaccaacaacCCAACCGCCAGAAATCTGACTGAATGATGCCGCCAAAAGAGCCAGCGAATGAACGAATCTTAGATGAGGAAAATGCTTTCGCAACTTGCCGCCCAATCTGGCTTAGATCTCCGCCACTGCCACCACTCGATTGCTCTATTTAGCCTGCTTCGCTTCTGCTTCTGGCCcagcatcaacatcagcattAAGTTTCAGCCCCAAGTATCAGCGGCAAACGTTCCAATAAATTAGACAAATAAACACCCATCAGTGGGTGAAGGGTTTCCCTAAACGATGGCATTGCAAATGCTAATAACGTGCAATGAAAactgaaaatgaaaatgaaaactgAAACGGAGAAGCTGTTAACTGTTAACTGAAAATGagaatgaaaatgaaaattaagCTGCAATGTTAACGCTTTGCTGACTGCGACGGAGGCTTGCCCACTCGGCCCCAAGCCGATGACGATCTAACTTCGTTAGCTGCCAGAGAAGATGCTGCACAGTGGATGGAAAGACGACTTTAATTGTTTGTTATATTTTAAATAGTTGGTTTATTTAGTTTCTGGAATAGGTAAGTCCCATAAACTGGATCACTCCCAAGGCAGATTCTACTAATCGAATATTCTTTAGAATCCACAAGGAACATTTCTTGGAGGAAACCATCACAAAAATACGATTTTGACTTTCAACAGATCAAGAGTCGGAACAATTTCCACTTTAGCGATCTCCACCTGACGTCCCCTGCAGCACAACTCAATTTGATCCAATTTTAGAGACAACAATTCCACTTAAGGGTTCAGTCCACTGAAAAGTCCTCATAAAGTCAACTTTGGGGTCTGGGCACATCTTTAAATTGTTCCTAACCAAATCCAATCTAAACTAACTCAAAATTTGTAGCACATCTGAGCTCAATTGGGCTTTTTTGGCCATAATCGAAAGCATTCTGAATATATTTCTTTACAAATTAACAGAATTTTCTCTCTTGCGTGTAGGCGGCCTAGCCATGCCATGCCACTGTCGCCCACTGTACTCGGGGGACGAAGCTCTGCTTGGCGCTTCTTTTGTGTTGTATCTGCTGCCTCCGACTGGCTCTGTCtcagcctctgcctctgtctctgcctctgtctccgACTCTGACTGTTGCGGGCGGcctaatgtgaattttaaacCAAGTTGGGTGCACTCGGAGGTATCAGTTCAAAGCGCGACTTCGTGCGACTCGGTTGTGTCGTTCCGCCAAAATCCCGCCATCCCCGAGATACAAAGATACTGAAAAGCATCTGCAGACGCGCGATATTTTGAAGTTGTGTCTGGGCAGGACTGTGTGAACTTGTGTGTGTTGATGGCATGCCAGAAGCGGAATATATTATATAATTTATGCGAACCGATTTGGTTCCAGTGTGTGAGTGCTCTTGACTTTGTTTGGAGCACTGGAACCGAGCTGCAACTGCAGCTAGATGCACCACTCGGCACTCCAATCGGCTGCTGTCTCTGACATTTGATCTTTGCAAAGATCACATCGTTTCGTACCTCACACCGCCTCGAATCTCGCATTGCATTGCATCGGATGTGTGACCATATGGAATATACTTTAGCCACCTACCACCACCTACAGCGGCAATTAGTTTGTTCAGTTTAAGACTgcgactgcaactgcaacggcGACACGGGCGAAGGTGAGCCATAAGCTGTGGATCAGCATTGATGCATCTTAATAACTTCCTCTGCGATCCAGCGATCCAGCGATCCCGCAATCCATGGGGGTTCTGAGAGGGCGCCGAAGACAGTCAGATGCTTTGGAAAACAATTAGAAAAATGCCAGCGATGTCTGGGCCAATGCTTTTTGGCCTGGCCCTGCTGTAATCAACCTGTAATGCCAGCTAATTGGCATAATTGTTGTAGTAGATGTTGTTTCTCTTCTGCTATTATTCGCTGGGAGTCTTTGAACATCTTTGAGTTAGATTCGCAATGCTCTTTCAGTGGAAATTACTGGCAAAAATGTCAAATAGGCTTCGCCTTGCTGGCCACAAgcacaaggcagccaaaaaTAACCCAgcaaccagaaaaaaaaataaaactgaaacCAGCATCACGAGCTCCAGAGGCCCAAGAGGATAAAGCAGTAAATATTTCCCGCTGTCGTTGTCAAAAAGGTCAAGACAAGGAAAATCCACCAAAACTAGATGCCAGTCCAATAATGTTCAAGAGGCTCTGTGCTGAGGCCTGTTGCTTCTGCCTGCCACTACTGCCCCTGCGgcgtctgctgttgctgctgttgttgccacaCGCACTTGACTGAAATGGCGGCTGGCCTGGCCGCAACTTGCCCCAAATGTTGTGGTTAGCATTGAGATAGATGATCTCGTTAGCAAATAATATGGCTGAGATTGCATGTGATAGTTGAACTTTTGGCTAGAGCTTCAATCTTTGGATATTAATATAAACTGGGGTACTTTGGATAAATCTACACAATAATGCTCGTTGAGTTGAATCCTTGAGAGGGCTTCTTTCAAAAACAAAGCCAGTAGTCGGTACAGAGGGTACAATACTACCCTGAGAGGCCTTTGAGATCCCAGAATGGTAGTATCGTTCCTGGGTAGAGATTTATTCCTTACATTACCTCACGGCGTCTATTTTTGCTCCGAATCCTTTCCTTGGGCGCCTGTCGAAACCGTTCTGAAGATTTGTCTATTTGAACTGACATGTTTACGATCGCATAATTCAAGTTCAACCACTCAAACCGACAGTCATCTGCCATCATCTACAAGATTATCTCAAAGCAAGATTTGACAGATTTTTCTCTGATGCAGTCATACAGAGTTAGGCAGAGTTAAGATCGTTAGCTAGCATCaggaatatatgtatgtgtattgAGGAGAATGTTAGCAGAAAGATGTACATGCTGGATGTACTTTTGGATTAGTTTGGTTTGGTAGCCTAAATTGGGTAACCGACATGATTAAGCAGTCATGTTGTAGACGCTACATATCTCTCGTAATACCCACCACAAACGGACGTGCTTGACCCCATCTGGATACACAAAGTATATAGTTTACAGCATCCGACGGACAGCTCAATTTGGGCTTATTTGGCTAGAATAAATAGCCATAAAATGCATTTACAATTCGGATGGGATGCTTTGTTGGCCACTGCGCTTGACAGTTTCATTGCTGTGTGGTGTGTGCGGCTCTGGTGGTGGAGAGTATCATCTACGGGTGTGGAGatgtgtggagtggagtggcaaGGTTGTAAAATTGAATTGTAGGTGGAGGTCGAGACGTGGCGCAGGCCTAGAGGAGATGGAAGACACCACCACAGTACTTACTGCGAATTCTACAGATATAACAACAGCTAAAGTTAATGTTTTATAAATTACAATTCATTACAAAACCTCAAATCGACAATAAACAATATGAAAACGATGAAAATTGGTTTCCCCCGcacaacaaaacaacaaaacaacttAGCAGCATTAAGTATTTTCAATTGGAAAGAGAGATATTTTTTGGGAAAGTTACGACTAAAGTAAACAGAGTTTCTGTTACGCAAAGATTGGCAACAAAAGACTCATGTATGGCATTATTAtaggatggatggatggatggatggacggAAGGGAATGATGCGAGGCATTGTATAAGGCAATTAGCGCTTGCTTAGGGCCCTCCTGCACTTTCCCATCTGTGGCACAATGTCTATTCAATAACTGCTTTATTAATGCCTTTTCAGTTGTAAGCCCTCCTCAAGCATATCACCCAACCGAAGCTCCGGAGAGAACGATCATCGAAATGTTCACGCAAGCGATCCCAAAGTATTCGCGGCTCTTGGCCCTGGCTTTGTTCTGCGCGACGCTATTTTTGGGCAGTGAGGTAAGTTTTGACATCTACCCTTAGCCTCGGGGGACTCGGTGGACTCAGGGAGCTATGCCCGATCGAGAGGGAATGTGAGAGATATGCCAGAGATAGCGATGGCGATAGCTTTGCCGATTGTGCACGTGAGACGAGCATTGAAATGCAAATTACGGAAttgtataaatatttaaatacttCATATATATTTGTTGGCTGGAAAGGTGCTTATTAGCGCCTCGCCAGAGATTGTAGTAATTAATTGCTGAAACGCTGTAAACACTGGTATGCTATGCCCGATGCTAATGAAGCTCGGACTAAGTATCTAAGTGAGCATTTAGGGGGGTACGAAATGTATTATAATAGTTACTGAAATTGAATACAATCATTTCCACTTGCACCCCACAACCATAAATCCATCTCCGGCCCCAAGATAACGGGTTATCATAATTCGAAACGTGACCCCGGCGCAGTGGTTCAGGGGCGTGACCAAAATGGGGATGCTATCTGAACATGTTTCCTGGGGTCACCCCTACAGAAGACAATGGAGGAGTTTTTCCAATACACATGCAAGTAAATTTGCACAGAGAAAGTCTCACATTTTCAAGTCCCTTTAAGGAGAACTTTCCCTGCCAACTTGCTGAAAAACTGAACTTAAACATACACAAACCAAACTTCATCTTGGGTTCGCCCCTGGGCGGCTGACTCCATCGCCATCTTGATCGTCTTAGCCATCTAGCATTGCTTCCCAAGACACTCTTTGAGCAACGGCGGAAAGTGTTGTAATTCTGCGCTCTTTACGCTTTGTTTCGTTTTTAATTTATTCTCGTGTGTGTCTCCGTGAGTGCATCcactattcacacacacaaaaaactcACCCACATCCACTTGAGCTCCCTGGCAAAGGTCTCCTCCGAGTATATTAAAAACAAAAGACTCGGATGACCAAGTGACCTTTTTCCCCCCCGAAACTCTGACACTTTTGCAGAAATGGAACAACCAACAACAGCGAGAAAAGTGTGTTGATTGTTTTCGTTATTTGCATACAAGAAATTAAAACCAAACTGGCGATGCGGATGGAATGGGTCTGAACCGAACCCAAGCCGAACTGAACTGAAGTGTCTGGTCTTTGGGCTGTTTTGCCACGGACGAGTGGTTAACTAGGCGCAGAATGTGTGTCTTTGCTGTGGCCCATAAATATGCCTGCAAATGAAATTGAAGACCGTTTCAAATTATGGCAAATTACCCAAATAAgaaacacaagcacacaccACACAATAAACATCGCGAAATTGAAAACTTTAGTTGGGCCTTGGATTGCACCATCAACAAAACCGAATCATGCTCTTCTTCCTTAAGTGCTTTTCCATCGTATTTGGTTTGATTGCCATCCAGGCTGCCTTTCCGCAGTTCCAGTAATTTGATTATCACCGTGTCGTAGATACGACCTTATAAGGTGAAGTGAAGCTCAAGCCAAGACAAATTCAGCTTCAACTTTACAAGCTTCTAGTCGGATGCAATCACATGACCTTATGGGGTGAAGAAAAGAAGCATTAAGCGAGTCTAATTGAGTTCAAATTAAGTTGCAAATAAATACCTTTCTAGGAGAATTGAATGGGTGGATGGGATGGCCAATCATTTATAATTGAGAAAACCCTAAGCTACCTCTTACTTTTCGACATTTTGACCAGGCTTACATAAGCATTCCCTTAAGGTGTCAAAGGTGTCAAAGGTGTCAAAGATTTCATAGATTGCATCGAATGGAATGCTGGGAAAATGTACTCTTATGGgtgtttttcatttttcacGGACCCTTGCGGAAGCTTCTTCTCACATCAGATTTCCGCACGTACTCCCAGACAGATCCAGTCGCAGATTTCGATAAGTCATTGGGCTATAATTTGCGACTACCGACGTGAAATTTTTTCTATATAATTAAACAAAACATAAAGAAACATTCACAATATCAACAGCAAGGCAAGTGCAGcagcaaaaagtaaaaaaccTAAAAATAAAGTTGACATTTCacacagcggcagcaggtcGTCTGTTGCAAGCAGCCGTGGCACCATGTGCCAACTTATGACATCACTTCAATTCATCACTTCTGGGCCCGGGCCATGGCAACCTAAGAGCAAAACTTACATACATGCAGCGCACAACGTACAGCGTACATTTGCAGCCTGCAGCTTGCAGCCGGCAGTCACACATGACGGGGCACGAGTACGCGCAGATGATATCGATCTCTCGCCATCATTTGTTTTTGGCCAGTCTAATAGTTTGGGGCCTGAGAAAGGCCCCCGTCAGGGCTTCCAGCCAATTATGCTTGCCAGCCTTTATCTTAAGTGATACCCCTGGGGAGTATTCACAGCGGTTCCTTTTATTGTGATGCCTATTTCGCAAAACCTATACTTACAGATATTACCTACATATGATGAAGAAACAAGGCCGAAGTGGGTGGATTATTATCTCCCTGTCTATATAGTATCTATCTGTTAAACTGATGACCCATTTGCTTTTCTCCGTGTAGGCCCAAAATGCCTTTCAGACAACAAGTCCTGCCTCACATCTCATGGAGAAGACTTCGTTTTCGTGCACAGGACGACCAGCTGGCTACTACGCGGACGTGGAGACGGGCTGTCAAGTGTACCATATGTGCGATGGCCTGGGCCGTCAGTTCAGCTACACGTGCCCCAACACGACGCTCTTCCAGCAGCGCATGCTCATCTGCGATCACTGGTACATGGTCAACTGCTCCAAGGCGGAGAGCAACTATGCCGCCAATCTGCTAATTGGTTGGTGCCTTTACGATCCCTCTCCAAATGCCACAGGATAATCCCATTGAATACTTTGAATAGGTCAGCGCGACAAACCCTTTGTGAACGATGAGGAAAATAGTCTAAGAACCCCAAGACCCGACCTCCTGGATCGTCCCTATGCTCCTGACTATTCGGGCGAGTCCTTTAGAAGTCAATACAAGGTGAGTTCATGCAGTCTCGAAGAAGGACATCTAAATAATTCGAATATATCGCCTTGACAGCAACTAACTCCCAACCAGAATCAAATACGTGACGAGTCCTTCAAGGGTGCCAATGTCGGATCTGCAAAATATGATCCACAAATTTCGACGCAGACACGTTGGCGCATTCCTCCGCCCAGTCGTACCATCCAGCCGCCGGCCTACGAGCCACAGATCGAGCTGCCAAGCAGCACAGCGAAACCAAGGATCACCACGACCACCAGTCGAGCGACCACCAGTCGAGCCACCACCAGTCGAGCTACCACCAGGACGACAACAACGACTACAACTCGGAGACCTATCACTGTGAGCGTGTCCACCAAACGAACAGAGGCACTGCACACCCGCAGGCCGACAGCCCTGGCAGTGGATCATGATATGGAGGATCTGGGAACCAGTCACAGCACGCGGTACAATACCTCGGCGGACTTTAATTCGGTGGAGGGACCGCTACGGGCCACAAAGAACACCAGCACCAAGCTGGTCAAGTTCGTAAAGCCGCCATCGAAGATCTACGAGCCGCCGTTCCTGTATCCCATTTACAACCAGGATGAAGAGACAAGACAACCAGCTCCAGCTGCCATTGGACCGGTGACCCTTAGCACCTCCACAGCAGCCCCATTCAGTCCGAGTGTCAGCCGGATACACATCAGCGAGACCAGCACCACTGCGCGTCCTCAAAGCCGGCCCACAACCTTGGCGGGCTTGCCCTTCTCCTTTGCCTCGCCACCCACGACGACGAGCACGGCAGCAGTCCCTCCACGGAACGAGAACCGAACTCCGGCCCCAGCACAGAGT
This region of Drosophila miranda strain MSH22 chromosome 2, D.miranda_PacBio2.1, whole genome shotgun sequence genomic DNA includes:
- the LOC108157630 gene encoding uncharacterized protein LOC108157630; this encodes MFTQAIPKYSRLLALALFCATLFLGSEAQNAFQTTSPASHLMEKTSFSCTGRPAGYYADVETGCQVYHMCDGLGRQFSYTCPNTTLFQQRMLICDHWYMVNCSKAESNYAANLLIGQRDKPFVNDEENSLRTPRPDLLDRPYAPDYSGESFRSQYKQLTPNQNQIRDESFKGANVGSAKYDPQISTQTRWRIPPPSRTIQPPAYEPQIELPSSTAKPRITTTTSRATTSRATTSRATTRTTTTTTTRRPITVSVSTKRTEALHTRRPTALAVDHDMEDLGTSHSTRYNTSADFNSVEGPLRATKNTSTKLVKFVKPPSKIYEPPFLYPIYNQDEETRQPAPAAIGPVTLSTSTAAPFSPSVSRIHISETSTTARPQSRPTTLAGLPFSFASPPTTTSTAAVPPRNENRTPAPAQSFRLVTTTSVPNIAPPAEHKLQLPFNDLLPPFVDFVPHDIATTQGPPIYYEWKVPSNGLEPPKLDPPIGVDGREYPETTGDYGVVQGRGTADIFNTRLNDIASHQQKPADRVQVQVPVQQSSTSRRLPTSRSIKTTEKYDQAQRRSDVVGSSTDITTLRKQLLIPEYAFPLEAIGRTGYGPGAGIGASSSTSTGDVYNSFQLKIPEHRSGLGSSSSKWFGENPKCPECHPSFVLPGTCEPCLRR
- the LOC108157719 gene encoding uncharacterized protein LOC108157719 — protein: MNYFEEGTTPMDYCDEESETGVTQESEDTSGEDSEPLRVREMIKLYNFATEQNQELKHVKSMYLASGKPMAPILADGESYYSVSGSLSAEEQIKEMEIEPNKENDDVAAATFCMTTKEDRTYLRQCLLCNSENKHSMPIGALEKSYTSSTTIRRIENGVRIVIDIFCESDDNTIDLMGSVVQTTIPSSRILTEFHNESMGLGIEKKPKPKQF